TCCTGTAGGGGATACTGATTGGCAAAATACTGTATACAAAACAGGGCTTCTTATTAATAATGATTTATCTGTATCTGGAGGATCTGATAAAGCAAATGCGGTATTAAATATGGGATATTTAGATAATTCCGGGATGTTGAAATATACTAATTATGAGAGATATTCTGCAAGACTTAATGCCAATTTCAAGTTATTTAATGATAAAGTAAGATTTGGTGTGAATTCTCAATTTACACAATCAAACGAAAAAAATGCTGCAAATGACGTTGGAGGTGCTCCAACACCAGGTTTAGCAATAACTCTTGCACCAACGATTCCAGTTTACACTGCGTCTGGTGAATATGCTGGTCCATTAGGATCTGGTTATTCAGATAGAAATAACCCACTATTAATGCAATATTTGAACAGATGGGATAATAGCAAAAAAATAGCTTTGTACGGTAATGTTTTTACTGAAATTGACATTTTGAAAGGATTAACCTTTAGAAATAGTATTGGCGTTGATTTTAATGATTTCAGCAGAAAAGACATTGAGCCAATTGTAAAAAATGGATTTGTTAATAGAGGTAATAATAGTTTAGCTTTTGACACCAATAAATATTCTAGTTTAACAATTTCAAATACTTTAAATTATAATCTTAAAATTTCTGAACATAAATTTGGAATCCTTGTAGGTACTGAATCAACTAAAACGGATTTGAATACATTGTATGCACGTGCAGAGGGATTTGCTGTTGAATCAGAATCTTATTTTACACTATCTGCAGCTACTGGAGCTAGAACGAATAATGGTATTTCAACTGGTAGTAGACTACTTTCTCAGTTTGGTAAATTTAATTATTCCTTTTCTGACCGATATTTAGCTTCATTCACTATTCGTAGAGATGGGTCATCAAGATTTGGTCAAGACAATAGATATGGTATTTTTCCAGCTGTTACTGCAGGATGGAGGATAAATAATGAAGAATTTCTTAAAAATGTAACAGCTGTTTCAAACTTGAAGCTACGTGCTGGTTATGGAGAAGTAGGAAATCAATCTATTGGAGATAATGCTCGTTTTGGATTATATGAAGCTAGATATGGACCAAATCAAAATGTTTATTATCCGGATTTTTTCAATATTTATTATAACGTAGGTACTGCATATGATTTAAATGGGGCTAATACTGGAAATTTACCTTCTGGATTTGTATCCATTCAAGCTGCGAATTCAGGGTTAAAATGGGAAACTACCAAAGAGGTTAACGTAGGTTTGGATTTTGGTTTTTTCGGAGATAAATTGTCAGGTTCATTTGATTATTTCTCAAGAAAGACAGTAGGAATTTTGATTAAACCACCAGTTGCATCTACTGTTGGAGAAGGACAGCAACGTTTTGTAAATGGTGCTTCAACTGCAAATAAAGGTTGGGAACTTACAGTAGGATATGCAGATAAATTAGAAAACGGATTTTCTTATAATGTTACCACAAATTTTGGCGCAACCAAGAATAAAATTACTGATTTGCCCGAAGTGGTAAGAGCAGCTTATCCAGGAACTGCAGCTAATTCAATAATTGGTCATTCACAATACGAAGTTTTTGGATATAAAACAGACGGCTTATTCCAAAGTCAGGTTGAAATTAATGAATCTCCAACTCAAGTAGGTTCTCGATTAGGAGGTATTAAGTTTGTTGATATCAATGGTGATGGTGTTATAAATTCAGATGACAGAACTTTTATTGGTTCAACACTTCCAAAATTAGAATACGGTATTAATATTAGTTTAGCGTATAAAAATATTGATTTTTCTGTTTTTGGTTCTGGTGTAGCTGGAAGAGTTGGGGTTGATCCTTATGTTTTTTGGAATAATTTTGTTCAAGGAAGAGATAATGCAGGGCCAGGAACATTGAATGCTTGGACACCAACAAATACAAATACTGAGGTGCCTTCTGTTTCATTAGCACACAATGACTCACAGATGTCAGATTATATCTTAAGAAATAATTCATATTTCAAACTCAGAAATATGCAAATTGGATATTCATTATCGGATAAGTTAGTTGAAAAATCGGGATTCATTACTAGTTGCAGAGTATATGCACAAGGAGAAAATTTATTTTGGTTTACGCCAAAAGGATATATTGGTTCCGATCCAGAACGAACAGATGTTAATAGAATACCAGTACCAACTACATTCTCATTAGGTGTAAACTTTAATTTTTAATTAATTATCATGAAGAAATATAATAATATAGTTACCATTTGCTTGTCAATTTTATTCTTGACATCATGTAGCTCGGATTTTTTAGAATATGAACCAACAGGAGTATTGTCGTCTGAAAATGTGGCGACAGCTGCAAATGCGGAAGCACTTGTAAGTGCAGCCTATGCTGCAATTGGGAATGACGAAATGGTAGGTCCAATAACGAATCAATGGGTTTATGGAAGTGTTCGATCTGATGATGCTTATAAAGGCGGAGGTGGTCGTGGCGATGTTGATGTAATTGACCGTTACGAACAATACAATACGACTATTGCAGATTATGGAGATTGGATGTTGCCAAGAACTTGGACAAATCATTATAAAGCTATTTCTAGAGCTAATTTTGCATTGTCGGTTATTAATGCAATTCCAGATGCGGATTACCCATTAAAAAAAGTAAGACAAGCAGAATTACGTTTTTTAAGAGCCCATTCTCATTTTATGCTAAAGTTGTTGTTTAATAAAGTTCCTTATATCACAGAAGACCTTACACAGGAAGAAATATTAAAAACGTCAAATGATTTGTCAAGTGATGCTTTATGGGACAAAATTGCCGAGGATTTTAAATTTGCCTATGATAATTTACCACA
Above is a window of Flavobacterium sp. 123 DNA encoding:
- a CDS encoding TonB-dependent receptor, whose translation is MKHKIILYLILMGSFFSVSAQNIGVKGVVTSSEDGMSLPGASVLISGTKTGTSTDFDGQFSINNVDKNATLIFSFTGYESQSVKLNGQTNLKIVLKVESLKLQEVVVTGYSKEKKADLTGAVTVVELKPITGQTMSSGNAMQALQGRVAGLNIEKSGDPSGANSRILIRGVSTLGNTDPLYVIDGVPTTRPEVFASLSPSAIASIQVLKDASASSIYGSRAANGVIIVTTKNAAKGGVTKVSYSTNVSVLSEKKQRYKMLNALDRGKVLWQASVNDGASPSGGYGEIYDFDWNNDFSNPVLNSVSVKPYVGGDTNVPVGDTDWQNTVYKTGLLINNDLSVSGGSDKANAVLNMGYLDNSGMLKYTNYERYSARLNANFKLFNDKVRFGVNSQFTQSNEKNAANDVGGAPTPGLAITLAPTIPVYTASGEYAGPLGSGYSDRNNPLLMQYLNRWDNSKKIALYGNVFTEIDILKGLTFRNSIGVDFNDFSRKDIEPIVKNGFVNRGNNSLAFDTNKYSSLTISNTLNYNLKISEHKFGILVGTESTKTDLNTLYARAEGFAVESESYFTLSAATGARTNNGISTGSRLLSQFGKFNYSFSDRYLASFTIRRDGSSRFGQDNRYGIFPAVTAGWRINNEEFLKNVTAVSNLKLRAGYGEVGNQSIGDNARFGLYEARYGPNQNVYYPDFFNIYYNVGTAYDLNGANTGNLPSGFVSIQAANSGLKWETTKEVNVGLDFGFFGDKLSGSFDYFSRKTVGILIKPPVASTVGEGQQRFVNGASTANKGWELTVGYADKLENGFSYNVTTNFGATKNKITDLPEVVRAAYPGTAANSIIGHSQYEVFGYKTDGLFQSQVEINESPTQVGSRLGGIKFVDINGDGVINSDDRTFIGSTLPKLEYGINISLAYKNIDFSVFGSGVAGRVGVDPYVFWNNFVQGRDNAGPGTLNAWTPTNTNTEVPSVSLAHNDSQMSDYILRNNSYFKLRNMQIGYSLSDKLVEKSGFITSCRVYAQGENLFWFTPKGYIGSDPERTDVNRIPVPTTFSLGVNFNF